In Mustela lutreola isolate mMusLut2 chromosome 1, mMusLut2.pri, whole genome shotgun sequence, one genomic interval encodes:
- the LOC131822567 gene encoding olfactory receptor 4P4-like: MGHENITEFILLGLFSDEDERIACFVVFSFCYIAILSGNLLILLTISGSRLREQPMYFFLSYLSFMDVCFTSTVAPKLITDLLAQQKTISYNSCMAQMFYAHFFGATEIFILVAMAYDRYAAICRPLHYMVIMSRQVCYVLLMASILGAFLHSILQVLIIIELPFCGPNQIDHYFCDVFPLLKLACMDTSLLVIVIISTTGVLSILTFVALVISYIIILSTLRTHSSQSCRKALSTCGSHITVVFMFFLPLIFTYVPMADSVSNDKVFALFYTMIAPMFNPLIYTLRNTDMKNAMKKIWCRDTQLEEK, from the coding sequence ATGGGACATGAAAATATCACAGAATTTATCCTCTTAGGACTTTTTAGTGATGAGGATGAAAGGATTGCCTGCTTTGTGGTATTCTCATTTTGCTACATTGCAATTCTCTCAGGAAACCTCCTAATTCTTCTTACCATCAGTGGCAGCCGCCTACGTGAGCAGCCCATGTACTTTTTCCTGAGCTACCTGTCTTTCATGGACGTCTGCTTCACTTCCACAGTGGCCCCCAAACTGATCACAGATCTACTGGCCCAGCAGAAGACCATCTCCTACAACAGCTGCATGGCCCAGATGTTCTATGCCCACTTCTTTGGTGCCACTGAGATCTTTATCTTGGTGGctatggcctatgaccgctatgcaGCCATCTGTAGACCCCTTCACTATATGGTCATCATGAGCAGACAGGTGTGCTATGTTCTTTTGATGGCCTCGATTCTCGGAGCATTTCTCCACTCAATCCTGCAGGTATTGATTATTATTGAACTTCCCTTCTGTGGACCCAATCAGATAGACCACTATTTCTGTGATGTTTTCCCCTTGTTGAAGCTGGCCTGCATGGACACTAGCCTGTTGGTTATTGTGATCATTAGCACCACAGGAGTGCTATCAATTTTGACCTTTGTTGCCTTGGTAATTTCTTACATCATCATCCTGTCCACGCTGAGGACACACTCATCCCAGAGCTGCCGCAAAGCTCTCTCCACCTGCGGCTCACACATCACTGTTGTGTTCATGTTCTTCTTGCCCCTCATCTTCACATATGTCCCCATGGCTGATTCTGTGAGTAATGACAAGGTTTTTGCCCTATTTTATACCATGATTGCCCCCATGTTCAACCCTCTCATCTACACACTGAGAAACACAGACATGAAGAATGCCATGAAGAAAATATGGTGCCGAGACACACAGCTTGAAGAGAAATGA
- the LOC131822565 gene encoding olfactory receptor 4C16-like has protein sequence MQLNNNVTEFILLGLTQDPVKKKIVFVTFLLFYLGTLLGNFLIITTIKTSRTLGSPMYFFLFHLSLSDTCFCTTIAPRMIVDALLRKTTISFNECIIQVFSFHFFGCLEIFILILMAADRYVAICKPLHYTTIMSRRVCAVLMAMAWVGSCVHSLAQIFLALSLPFCGPNVIDHYFCDLQPLLKLACADTYVVNLLLVSNSGAICTVSFVMLMCSYVIILYSLRNHSAEGRRKAFSTCISHIIVVIFFFGPCIFIYTRPATTFPMDKMIAVFYTLGTPLINPLIYTLRNAEVKEAIRKLWRKKLISDDKR, from the coding sequence ATGCAGCTGAATAATAATGTGACTGAATTCATTCTGCTTGGGTTGACCCAGGATCCTGTTAAGAAGAAAATTGTGTTTGTCacttttttgcttttctatttgggGACGTTGCTGGGTAACTTTCTGATTATTACTACTATCAAGACCAGCCGGACACTCGGGAGTCCAatgtacttcttccttttccatctaTCTTTATCTGACACCTGCTTCTGTACCACCATCGCTCCTAGAATGATTGTGGATGCCCTTTTGAGGAAGACCACTATCTCTTTTAATGAATGCATAATACaagtcttttcatttcatttctttggttgcCTAGAGATTTTCATCCTTATCCTCATGGCTgctgaccgctatgtggccatctgtaagcCCCTACACTATACAACCATCATGAGTCGAAGGGTCTGTGCTGTGCTGATGGCTATGGCCTGGGTGGGGTCCTGTGTGCATTCTTTAGCTCAGATTTTTCTTGCCTTGAGTTTACCTTTCTGTGGTCCCAATGTGATTGATCACTATTTCTGTGACTTGCAGCCCTTGTTGAAACTTGCCTGTGCAGACACCTATGTGGTTAACTTACTCTTGGTGTCCAATAGTGGGGCCATTTGTACAGTGAGTTTTGTCATGTTGATGTGCTCCTATGTTATCATCTTGTATTCTCTGAGAAACCACAGTGCTGAAGGGAGGAGAAAAGCCTTCTCCACTTGCATCTCCCACATCATTGTAGTCATCTTTTTCTTTGGTCCttgcatatttatatacacacgCCCGGCAACCACCTTCCCCATGGATAAGATGATAGCTGTGTTTTATACACTTGGAACACCTTTGATCAATCCTCTGATTTACACATTGAGGAATGCAGAGGTGAAAGAAGCCATAAGGAAGTTATGGAGGAAAAAGTTGATTTCAGATGACAAAAGATGA